In Magnetospirillum sp. XM-1, a single window of DNA contains:
- a CDS encoding nucleotidyltransferase family protein, giving the protein MRRLDDILEQLRAMQADLYRRYPIRSIGVFGSYVRGEQRDDSDLDVLVEFGDAAGLFEYAGLQLELSDTLGMPVDVVNRAALKPRIGQRILAEVQML; this is encoded by the coding sequence ATGCGCCGGCTCGACGACATCCTGGAGCAGCTCCGCGCCATGCAGGCGGATCTGTATCGCCGCTACCCGATCCGCTCCATCGGAGTATTCGGCTCGTACGTGCGCGGCGAGCAGAGGGATGACAGCGACCTCGATGTGCTGGTCGAATTCGGGGACGCCGCCGGGCTGTTCGAGTATGCCGGCCTGCAACTCGAACTCAGCGACACGCTCGGTATGCCGGTGGACGTGGTGAACAGGGCGGCCCTCAAACCCCGCATCGGCCAGCGCATCCTGGCCGAGGTGCAAATGCTGTGA
- a CDS encoding citrate transporter, whose product MTLFGIPLEFVLFAATLLGVALLHNHTLYVGLAGFGVISLYKIAVTGFKEGAGLAGFAAHLGHEWVTVANLFCLLMGFALLARHFEKSHVPVVLPKYLPDDWKGGFVMLVMVFVISSFLDNIAAALIGGAMAHQLFRAKVHVGFLAAIVAASNAGGSGSVVGDTTTTMLWISGVHPGQVFEAYVAAGVSLLIVGVIGAKQQHAYSPILKSTHAHTHVDWGRVGIVAVMLGAAIMANVAVNLSAPQMADQFPFIGGAVWIAVVATMSVRRPDWEIMPETAKGSVFLLSLVLCASMMPVEQLPPASAFTALQLGFVSAVFDNIPLTALAIKQGGYDWGYLAYAVGFGGSMIWFGSSAGVALSNMYPEAKSVAQWLKQGWHVTLAYVVGFAVMAALVPWRPDGLP is encoded by the coding sequence ATGACGCTTTTCGGCATTCCCCTCGAATTCGTGCTGTTCGCGGCGACCCTGCTGGGGGTGGCGCTGCTGCACAACCACACCCTGTATGTGGGCCTCGCCGGGTTCGGGGTCATCTCGCTCTACAAGATCGCCGTCACCGGCTTCAAGGAGGGAGCGGGACTGGCGGGCTTTGCCGCCCATCTCGGCCATGAATGGGTCACCGTCGCCAACCTGTTCTGCCTGCTGATGGGCTTCGCCCTGCTGGCGCGCCATTTCGAGAAGAGCCACGTCCCCGTGGTGCTGCCCAAATACCTGCCCGACGACTGGAAGGGCGGCTTCGTCATGCTGGTGATGGTGTTCGTCATCTCCAGCTTCCTCGACAACATCGCCGCCGCCCTGATCGGCGGCGCCATGGCCCACCAGCTGTTCCGCGCCAAGGTGCATGTGGGCTTCCTGGCCGCCATCGTCGCCGCCTCCAATGCCGGCGGCTCGGGCTCGGTGGTGGGCGACACCACCACCACCATGCTGTGGATCTCCGGCGTCCATCCGGGGCAGGTGTTCGAGGCCTACGTGGCGGCCGGCGTATCGCTGCTGATCGTGGGCGTGATCGGCGCCAAGCAGCAGCACGCCTATTCCCCCATCCTCAAGAGCACCCACGCCCACACCCATGTGGACTGGGGCCGGGTGGGCATCGTGGCGGTGATGCTGGGCGCCGCCATCATGGCCAATGTGGCGGTCAACCTGTCGGCGCCGCAGATGGCCGACCAGTTCCCCTTCATCGGCGGCGCGGTGTGGATCGCCGTGGTGGCGACCATGAGCGTGCGCCGCCCGGACTGGGAAATCATGCCCGAGACCGCCAAGGGCTCGGTGTTCCTGCTGTCGCTGGTGCTGTGCGCCTCCATGATGCCGGTGGAGCAATTGCCCCCCGCCTCGGCCTTCACGGCGCTGCAGCTGGGCTTCGTCTCGGCGGTGTTCGACAACATTCCGCTGACCGCGCTGGCCATCAAGCAGGGCGGCTATGACTGGGGCTACCTGGCCTATGCCGTGGGCTTCGGCGGCTCGATGATCTGGTTCGGCTCGTCGGCCGGCGTGGCGCTGTCCAACATGTACCCCGAGGCCAAGTCGGTGGCGCAGTGGCTGAAACAGGGCTGGCACGTGACCCTGGCCTATGTGGTCGGCTTCGCGGTGATGGCGGCGCTGGTGCCCTGGCGGCCGGACGGCCTGCCGTGA
- a CDS encoding class I SAM-dependent methyltransferase — translation MSRDILLAQAAGLIAAGRFDGALKLLVPLPEGEPGLDALLGTARLGRKEARAATLHLTRALTETPGDERLTLLLGKARLLANDPAAAIALFESLPPAPDRDEALAGAYRRDARFDDCLRLVEAAVAPTDQMVFERAMSLNGLGRTEAALEAWDRLIARAPDLAAAWYGSHGPALDRLGWADAERRLMRAAACPKANGRYEALGAAYDVLAGRKPRLFGPKHAHVVDSAAALVPHLAPGWRLFGMSAALLAWALGDARKPGLVLEFGVRRGASLAVLAAHAEQEVHGFDSFEGLPEGWGATQAGVLTTGGALPNVGDNARLHPGWFEDTLPAFLADHPGPVRFANIDSDIYSSARTVLNALASRIEAGSVLVFDEFIGNRTWRDDEYRAFTEFAAAHGIGWRVIAVNPSCKQTAILIG, via the coding sequence ATGAGCCGCGACATCCTCCTCGCCCAGGCCGCCGGCCTGATTGCCGCCGGACGCTTCGACGGCGCGCTGAAGCTGCTCGTACCGTTGCCCGAGGGCGAGCCGGGCCTCGACGCCCTGCTGGGCACCGCCCGCCTGGGCCGTAAGGAGGCGCGGGCGGCCACCCTCCACCTCACCCGCGCCCTGACCGAAACCCCCGGCGACGAAAGGCTGACGCTGCTTCTCGGCAAGGCCCGCCTGCTGGCCAACGATCCCGCCGCCGCGATCGCCCTGTTCGAGTCCCTGCCCCCAGCCCCCGACCGGGATGAAGCGCTGGCCGGCGCCTATCGCCGCGATGCCCGCTTTGATGACTGCCTGAGGCTGGTGGAGGCCGCCGTCGCCCCCACCGACCAAATGGTGTTCGAGCGCGCCATGAGCCTGAACGGCCTGGGACGGACGGAAGCGGCGCTGGAGGCCTGGGACCGGCTGATCGCCCGTGCCCCCGATCTGGCGGCCGCGTGGTATGGCAGCCACGGCCCGGCGCTGGACCGGCTGGGCTGGGCCGACGCCGAGCGGCGTCTGATGCGGGCCGCCGCCTGCCCCAAGGCCAACGGCCGCTACGAGGCCTTGGGCGCCGCCTATGACGTGCTGGCCGGCCGCAAACCCCGCCTGTTCGGCCCCAAGCATGCCCATGTGGTGGACTCGGCCGCCGCCCTGGTGCCCCATCTGGCCCCCGGCTGGCGGCTGTTCGGCATGAGCGCCGCCCTGCTGGCCTGGGCGCTGGGCGACGCGCGAAAGCCCGGACTGGTGCTGGAATTCGGCGTGCGCCGGGGCGCGTCGCTGGCGGTGCTGGCCGCCCATGCGGAGCAAGAGGTCCACGGCTTCGATTCCTTCGAGGGCCTGCCCGAGGGCTGGGGCGCCACCCAGGCCGGGGTTCTGACCACCGGCGGCGCCCTGCCCAATGTCGGCGACAACGCCCGGCTGCATCCCGGCTGGTTCGAGGACACCCTGCCCGCCTTCCTGGCCGACCATCCCGGCCCGGTCCGCTTCGCCAATATCGACAGCGACATCTATTCCTCGGCCCGCACCGTGCTGAACGCCCTGGCCAGCCGCATCGAAGCCGGGTCGGTGCTGGTCTTCGACGAATTCATCGGCAACCGCACCTGGCGGGACGACGAGTACCGTGCCTTCACCGAATTCGCCGCCGCCCATGGAATCGGCTGGCGGGTGATCGCCGTCAATCCGTCCTGCAAGCAGACGGCCATCCTGATCGGCTGA
- a CDS encoding cyclic nucleotide-binding domain-containing protein, translating to MRPEDLAAVARLPLFCDLSPAVLAEITVEASVTKYARNDVIFRQGDAPDALRVVLDGQVGLTGTIADGGETMVEILKAGEMFIPAAVLTEKPFLMSAVTLTPSRILSLPGERFRRDVRERPDLAYVMVTSLSRHFRTLVREVKDLKLKSAAQRLALYLIGLTAKREGSTIVRLPHSKSVIAARVGVRPETLSRAFAHLKGHGVVVDGNAVSIADIPALRAYCHEGEEII from the coding sequence TTGCGGCCGGAGGATCTGGCGGCGGTGGCCCGCCTGCCGCTGTTCTGCGACCTGAGTCCGGCCGTCCTGGCCGAGATCACCGTCGAGGCCTCAGTCACCAAATACGCCCGCAACGACGTCATCTTCCGCCAGGGCGACGCCCCCGACGCCCTGCGCGTAGTCCTGGACGGACAGGTGGGGCTGACCGGCACCATCGCCGATGGCGGCGAGACCATGGTCGAGATCCTCAAGGCGGGCGAGATGTTCATCCCGGCGGCGGTGCTGACCGAAAAGCCGTTCCTGATGAGCGCCGTGACGCTGACCCCGTCGCGCATCCTGTCGCTGCCGGGCGAGCGCTTCCGCCGCGACGTGCGCGAAAGACCGGATCTGGCCTACGTCATGGTGACCTCGCTGTCGCGGCACTTCCGCACCCTGGTGCGCGAGGTCAAGGACCTGAAGCTGAAATCGGCGGCGCAGCGTCTGGCGCTGTACCTGATCGGGCTGACCGCCAAGCGCGAGGGCTCGACCATCGTGCGGCTGCCCCACTCCAAGAGCGTCATCGCCGCCCGCGTCGGCGTGCGGCCCGAGACCCTGTCGCGCGCCTTCGCCCATCTCAAGGGCCACGGCGTGGTGGTCGACGGCAACGCGGTGTCCATCGCCGACATTCCCGCGCTGCGCGCCTATTGCCACGAAGGCGAGGAAATCATCTGA
- a CDS encoding DUF86 domain-containing protein, which produces MTRDFVDYLADMLDYAEKARAFVGAMTPGELSADEKTYLATVRAIEIVGEAARHIPPEFRDRFPAIPWRQMVAMRNILAHNYEGADPKIIHRTATANLSDLIALLPEAIAAAKGE; this is translated from the coding sequence GTGACCCGCGATTTCGTGGATTATCTCGCCGACATGCTGGACTATGCGGAAAAGGCCAGGGCCTTTGTCGGAGCCATGACCCCAGGCGAGTTGTCGGCGGACGAGAAAACCTATCTTGCGACCGTCCGCGCCATCGAGATCGTGGGGGAAGCCGCACGCCATATCCCGCCCGAGTTCCGGGATCGCTTTCCCGCCATTCCCTGGCGGCAAATGGTCGCCATGCGCAACATCCTCGCCCACAATTACGAGGGCGCGGATCCAAAGATCATCCATCGCACCGCCACGGCCAACCTGTCGGACCTGATCGCCCTGTTGCCGGAAGCCATCGCGGCGGCCAAGGGTGAGTAG
- the sodC gene encoding superoxide dismutase family protein — protein sequence MVRTLLFAGLGLVLATGQALAAELVIPVNAIDANGVGAGIGTVTVKDTKGGLMVMPKLSGLTPGPHGFHVHENPSCQPKEQDGKMVPGLAAGGHYDPVKAAKHEGPWGHGHLGDLPALAVNGDGTATDAMTAPKLKVSDLKGRAVIVHAGADNYADQPKPLGGGGGRVACGVVPAK from the coding sequence ATGGTACGGACACTACTTTTCGCCGGTCTGGGGCTGGTGCTGGCCACCGGACAGGCGCTGGCCGCCGAACTGGTGATTCCGGTCAACGCCATCGACGCCAATGGAGTCGGAGCCGGAATCGGCACCGTCACGGTCAAGGACACTAAGGGCGGGTTGATGGTCATGCCCAAGCTGTCCGGGTTGACCCCCGGACCGCACGGCTTCCATGTCCACGAGAACCCGAGCTGCCAGCCCAAGGAGCAGGACGGCAAGATGGTGCCCGGCCTTGCCGCCGGCGGCCATTACGATCCGGTCAAGGCGGCAAAGCACGAAGGCCCGTGGGGGCACGGACATCTGGGTGACCTGCCGGCCCTGGCGGTCAACGGCGACGGCACCGCCACGGATGCGATGACCGCGCCCAAGCTCAAGGTGTCCGACCTCAAGGGCCGGGCCGTCATCGTTCATGCCGGAGCGGACAATTACGCTGACCAGCCCAAGCCCCTGGGCGGCGGCGGCGGCCGGGTGGCCTGCGGCGTGGTTCCCGCCAAATAG
- a CDS encoding ROK family protein yields MNLRFGIDLGGTKTEAIALGPDGREMARLRVPTPKGSYEGTVATIKDLVEGLDARLGAKGSVGIGIPGTISPRTGLIKNANSTWLIGKPLDRDLEAALGRPVRLANDADCFALSEASDGAGAGFATVFGVILGTGVGGGIVVHGRLLAGPNSIAGEWGHNPLPWPMDHERPGPACYCGRSGCIETFLSGPDLARDHGEGWTAEQVAASGHPSAQAALERYEHRLARALAAVINVMDPHVVVLGGGLSKLERLYRTVPALWSGFVFSDHVDTMLRPPLHGDSSGVRGAAWLWPPQ; encoded by the coding sequence GTGAACCTCCGCTTTGGCATTGACCTTGGCGGCACAAAGACAGAGGCCATCGCCCTTGGCCCCGACGGGCGGGAAATGGCCCGCCTGCGGGTGCCGACGCCCAAGGGCAGCTACGAGGGCACCGTCGCCACCATCAAGGATCTGGTCGAGGGCCTGGATGCCCGCCTGGGCGCCAAGGGCAGCGTCGGCATCGGCATCCCCGGCACCATTAGCCCGCGCACCGGGCTGATCAAGAACGCCAATTCCACTTGGCTGATCGGCAAGCCGCTGGACCGCGACCTGGAGGCCGCCCTGGGCCGCCCGGTGCGGCTGGCCAACGACGCCGATTGCTTCGCTTTGTCCGAGGCCTCGGACGGGGCCGGCGCCGGCTTCGCCACGGTGTTCGGCGTCATCCTGGGCACCGGGGTGGGCGGCGGCATCGTCGTTCACGGCCGCCTGCTGGCCGGCCCCAATTCCATCGCCGGGGAATGGGGCCACAATCCCCTGCCCTGGCCCATGGACCACGAACGCCCCGGCCCCGCCTGCTATTGCGGCCGCTCGGGCTGCATCGAGACCTTCCTGTCTGGCCCGGACCTCGCCCGCGACCACGGCGAGGGATGGACCGCCGAACAGGTGGCCGCGTCGGGCCACCCTTCCGCCCAGGCGGCGCTGGAGCGCTACGAGCACCGCCTGGCCCGCGCCCTGGCCGCCGTGATCAATGTCATGGACCCGCACGTCGTCGTGCTGGGCGGCGGCCTGTCCAAACTGGAACGCCTGTACCGCACCGTCCCCGCCCTGTGGTCGGGTTTCGTCTTCTCCGATCACGTGGACACCATGCTGCGTCCGCCGCTTCATGGCGATTCCTCGGGTGTCCGCGGCGCGGCATGGCTGTGGCCACCTCAGTAG
- a CDS encoding bifunctional salicylyl-CoA 5-hydroxylase/oxidoreductase produces MRIACIGGGPASLYFSILMKKQHPTATIRVLERNPVDVTWGFGVVFSDATMANFAEADPETYRRITEAFAHWDDIETHYRGRVLVSRGHGFAGLSRLRLLQILEARALELGVEVIHDANVADVDAYRDWDLVVAGDGINSVVRDRHKVHFGPDIDLRPNKFIWLGTTRPFGAFTFFFRENEHGLFRSHCYQFENGRSTFIIECTEDTWRKAGLDRADEAESVAYCQRLYAAELQGHPLISNNSIWRSFPRVRNRRWHHGNVVLMGDALHTAHFSIGSGTKLAMEDGIALAAALAANPSLEAALAAFEAERRPVVESLQRASQTSMEWFEQTERYHGRLDPIQFNFSMLTRSLRITYDNLRLRDPQYVDGIECWFAAQAAEQAGTAPPDRPTPPMFTPLRLRGMTLSNRVVVSPMCMYSAEDGTIGDFHLVHLGSRAMGGAGLVIAEMTDVSPEGRITPGCAGLYRPEHVAAWKRVCDFVHANTQARIAVQLGHAGRKGSTKLIWDGIDQPLEDGNWPVMGPSPIPYRQINQTPRAMDRADMDKVVADFVRAAHMADEAGFDMVEVHFAHGYLLSTFLSPLTNRRTDEYGGSLENRMRFPLEVFRAVRAAWPADKPISVRISATDWADGGFTPEDGVEVARRLKELGCDIIDVSAGQVVAEQQPVYGRLFQTPFADRIRLEAGIPTMTVGNVQSHADVNTILAAGRADLCVLARTHLFDPYWTRHAAAEQGYAMPWPKQYASIDGFVPRSG; encoded by the coding sequence ATGAGGATAGCCTGTATCGGCGGTGGCCCGGCGTCCCTGTATTTCTCCATCCTGATGAAGAAGCAGCACCCAACGGCGACCATCCGGGTGCTGGAGCGCAATCCCGTCGACGTCACCTGGGGCTTCGGGGTGGTGTTCTCCGACGCCACCATGGCCAATTTCGCCGAGGCCGATCCCGAAACCTACCGGCGGATCACCGAGGCCTTCGCCCATTGGGACGACATCGAGACCCATTACCGGGGCAGAGTCCTGGTGTCGCGCGGCCATGGCTTCGCCGGGCTGTCGCGCCTTCGGCTTTTGCAGATCCTCGAGGCGCGGGCTTTGGAGCTGGGTGTCGAGGTGATCCACGACGCCAATGTCGCGGACGTCGACGCCTACCGCGACTGGGATCTGGTGGTGGCCGGCGACGGCATCAACTCGGTGGTGCGCGACCGCCACAAGGTGCATTTCGGCCCCGACATCGATCTGCGGCCCAACAAGTTCATCTGGCTGGGCACCACCCGGCCGTTCGGGGCCTTCACCTTCTTCTTCCGCGAGAACGAGCACGGGCTGTTCCGCTCCCACTGCTATCAGTTCGAGAACGGGCGTTCGACCTTCATCATCGAATGCACCGAGGACACCTGGCGCAAAGCCGGGCTGGACCGGGCGGACGAGGCGGAAAGCGTCGCCTATTGCCAGCGCCTTTACGCCGCCGAGCTGCAGGGCCATCCCCTGATCTCCAACAATTCCATCTGGCGCAGCTTTCCCCGGGTGCGGAACCGGCGCTGGCACCACGGCAATGTGGTGCTGATGGGCGACGCGCTGCATACCGCCCATTTCTCCATCGGATCCGGCACCAAGCTGGCCATGGAGGACGGCATCGCGCTCGCCGCCGCCCTGGCCGCCAATCCCAGCCTGGAAGCCGCGCTGGCGGCCTTCGAGGCCGAGCGCCGCCCGGTGGTGGAAAGCCTGCAGCGCGCCTCGCAGACCAGCATGGAATGGTTCGAGCAGACCGAGCGCTATCACGGCCGACTCGATCCCATCCAGTTTAACTTCTCCATGCTGACCCGCTCGTTGCGCATCACCTACGACAACCTGCGTCTGCGCGATCCCCAATACGTGGACGGCATAGAATGCTGGTTCGCCGCCCAGGCGGCGGAGCAAGCGGGGACGGCGCCCCCCGACCGGCCGACGCCGCCCATGTTCACGCCGTTGCGGCTGCGGGGCATGACGCTGTCCAACCGGGTGGTGGTGTCGCCCATGTGCATGTATTCCGCCGAGGACGGCACCATCGGCGACTTCCATCTGGTCCATCTGGGCAGCCGCGCCATGGGCGGGGCCGGGCTGGTGATCGCCGAGATGACCGACGTCAGCCCGGAAGGCCGCATCACGCCCGGCTGCGCCGGTCTTTACAGACCTGAGCACGTGGCGGCCTGGAAGCGGGTTTGCGACTTCGTCCACGCCAACACCCAGGCCAGGATCGCCGTGCAGCTGGGCCATGCCGGGCGCAAGGGCTCGACCAAGCTGATCTGGGACGGCATCGACCAGCCCCTGGAGGATGGGAACTGGCCGGTGATGGGGCCGTCGCCCATTCCCTACCGCCAGATCAACCAGACGCCCCGGGCCATGGACCGCGCCGATATGGACAAGGTGGTGGCCGATTTCGTCCGTGCCGCCCACATGGCCGACGAGGCGGGGTTCGACATGGTCGAGGTCCATTTCGCCCATGGCTACCTGCTGTCCACCTTCCTGTCGCCCCTGACCAACCGGCGGACCGACGAATACGGCGGCTCGCTGGAGAACCGCATGCGCTTCCCGCTGGAGGTGTTCCGGGCAGTGCGCGCCGCCTGGCCGGCGGACAAGCCCATCTCGGTGCGCATCTCGGCCACCGACTGGGCCGATGGCGGCTTCACCCCGGAAGACGGGGTGGAGGTGGCGCGCCGCCTCAAGGAACTGGGCTGCGACATCATCGACGTCTCGGCGGGCCAAGTGGTGGCCGAGCAGCAGCCGGTCTATGGCCGCCTGTTCCAGACCCCCTTCGCCGATCGCATCCGCCTGGAAGCCGGGATTCCCACCATGACGGTGGGTAACGTCCAGTCCCATGCCGACGTCAACACCATCCTGGCCGCGGGGCGCGCCGATCTGTGCGTGCTGGCCCGCACCCATCTGTTCGATCCCTACTGGACCCGCCACGCCGCCGCCGAGCAGGGCTACGCCATGCCCTGGCCGAAGCAATATGCCTCCATCGACGGCTTCGTGCCCCGGTCGGGGTGA
- a CDS encoding response regulator, translated as MTLRNASEAFEILLVEDNPGDARLAQEALKEGRMTSRLKVVVDGVEAMSFLRREGPYAGSPRPNLILLDLNLPRKDGRQVLAELKADEDLRRIPVVVLTTSQAEQDILRSYDLHANCYITKPVDLDRFISVVRSIEEYWCSVVTLPPR; from the coding sequence TTGACCCTGCGCAACGCATCGGAAGCTTTTGAAATCCTGCTGGTCGAGGATAATCCGGGAGATGCCCGTCTCGCCCAGGAAGCCCTGAAGGAAGGGCGCATGACCAGCCGCCTCAAGGTGGTGGTCGATGGCGTGGAGGCCATGTCTTTCCTGCGCCGCGAGGGGCCGTATGCCGGCTCGCCGCGCCCCAATCTGATTCTTCTGGACCTCAACCTGCCCCGCAAGGACGGCCGTCAGGTCCTGGCCGAGCTCAAGGCGGACGAGGATCTGCGCCGCATTCCCGTGGTGGTGCTGACCACCTCGCAGGCCGAGCAGGACATCCTGCGCAGCTATGACCTGCACGCCAATTGCTATATCACCAAGCCCGTCGACCTGGACCGCTTCATCTCGGTCGTCAGGTCCATAGAGGAATATTGGTGCTCGGTGGTCACGCTGCCGCCGCGCTGA
- a CDS encoding RidA family protein, protein MHKNILPEGWAPAIGYANGILAEPGRTLYLAGQVGWNAQQVFESERLIPQFEQALKNILAVLETAGGRAEHIVRITAFCIARDEYLASRRDLGRIWRELIGNHYPAMSMIFVADLLDHPAKIELEATAVIPGA, encoded by the coding sequence ATGCACAAGAACATCCTTCCGGAAGGCTGGGCGCCGGCCATCGGCTACGCCAACGGCATCCTGGCCGAGCCGGGCCGGACCCTGTACCTGGCCGGGCAGGTGGGCTGGAACGCCCAGCAGGTCTTCGAGAGCGAGCGGCTGATCCCTCAGTTCGAACAGGCCTTGAAGAACATCCTGGCGGTCCTGGAAACCGCCGGCGGCCGGGCCGAGCACATCGTGCGCATCACCGCGTTCTGCATCGCCCGCGACGAATACCTGGCGTCCCGGCGCGACCTGGGCCGCATCTGGCGCGAGCTGATCGGCAACCACTATCCGGCCATGAGCATGATCTTCGTGGCCGACCTGCTGGACCATCCCGCCAAGATCGAGCTGGAAGCCACCGCCGTCATCCCCGGCGCCTGA
- a CDS encoding AMP-binding protein produces the protein MADSLGRSAHLDTFARDGLPPRELWPVMDPSLPPLCDYPDDLNIGTVLLDDAVAAGRGERPAVLYRDRVWTYADLLDKANRIANVLTHDMGLVPGNRVLLRGPNTPMLLAAWFAVVKAGGVCVATMPLLRGRELAYIAAKAKVTHALCDIRFAEELEVARTESPGLAHLMHFSALGEGGESLDLAMGAAPATYADVATSALDVALIAFTSGTTGPAKATMHVHRDLLAVCDCFPRHVAGVREDDRFCGSPPLAFTFGLGALALFPLRAGASVVLVESFTPETMLKTIQDYRVTGLYTAPTAYRAMAALALDWDLTSLRLCVSAGEHLPLATSNLWDRVTGIRIIDGIGSTELLHIFISAAGDDIRPGSTGRAIFGYEARIVDAAGQPVPPGTPGRLAVRGPTGCRYLDDPERQRKYVDDGWNLTGDVYTMDEDGYFWYQARSDDMIVSAGYNISGPEVEGVLMEHPKVVECAVVGLADEERGQVVSAFVVLKDPADGGEALVQELQAFVKDRIAPYKYPRRVKFVHSLPRTPTGKLQRFALRDL, from the coding sequence ATGGCGGATTCCCTTGGCCGTTCGGCCCATCTGGACACCTTCGCCCGCGACGGATTGCCGCCCCGGGAGCTGTGGCCGGTCATGGATCCGTCGCTGCCGCCGCTGTGCGATTATCCCGACGACCTCAATATCGGCACGGTCTTGCTGGACGACGCGGTGGCGGCGGGACGGGGCGAGCGGCCGGCGGTTCTTTACCGCGACCGGGTGTGGACCTACGCCGACCTTCTGGACAAGGCCAACCGCATCGCCAACGTGCTGACCCATGACATGGGGCTGGTTCCCGGCAACCGGGTGCTGCTGCGCGGTCCCAACACGCCCATGCTGCTGGCCGCCTGGTTCGCGGTGGTCAAGGCGGGCGGCGTCTGCGTCGCCACCATGCCTTTGCTGCGCGGCCGCGAACTGGCCTATATCGCCGCCAAGGCCAAGGTCACCCATGCGCTGTGCGACATCCGCTTCGCCGAGGAGCTGGAGGTGGCGCGGACCGAGTCTCCCGGCCTTGCCCACCTGATGCATTTCAGCGCGCTGGGTGAGGGGGGCGAGAGCCTGGACCTGGCCATGGGCGCCGCACCGGCCACCTATGCCGATGTGGCGACCTCGGCCCTGGATGTGGCGCTGATCGCCTTTACCTCGGGCACCACCGGCCCGGCCAAGGCCACCATGCATGTCCATCGCGACCTGCTGGCGGTGTGCGACTGTTTCCCCCGCCATGTGGCCGGGGTGAGGGAGGACGACCGCTTCTGCGGCTCGCCGCCGCTGGCCTTCACCTTCGGGCTGGGGGCGTTGGCCCTGTTTCCCTTGCGGGCTGGCGCCTCGGTGGTGCTGGTGGAAAGCTTCACGCCCGAGACCATGCTGAAGACCATCCAGGATTACCGGGTGACCGGGCTTTACACCGCGCCCACCGCCTATCGCGCCATGGCTGCCCTGGCGCTGGACTGGGACCTCACGTCGCTGCGCCTGTGCGTGTCGGCAGGCGAGCATTTGCCGCTGGCCACCTCCAACCTTTGGGACCGGGTCACGGGCATCCGCATCATCGATGGCATCGGCAGCACCGAGCTGCTGCACATCTTCATCTCGGCGGCCGGCGACGACATCCGGCCGGGCTCCACCGGCCGGGCCATCTTTGGCTATGAAGCGCGCATCGTCGACGCGGCGGGCCAGCCGGTGCCGCCCGGCACGCCGGGCCGTCTGGCGGTGCGCGGCCCCACCGGATGCCGCTACCTGGATGACCCCGAGCGCCAGCGCAAATACGTGGACGACGGCTGGAACCTGACCGGCGACGTCTACACCATGGATGAGGACGGCTATTTCTGGTACCAGGCCCGCTCCGACGACATGATCGTGTCGGCCGGCTACAACATCTCGGGGCCCGAGGTGGAAGGCGTCCTGATGGAGCATCCCAAGGTGGTGGAATGTGCCGTGGTTGGCCTCGCCGACGAGGAACGCGGCCAGGTGGTCTCGGCCTTCGTGGTGCTGAAGGACCCCGCCGACGGCGGCGAGGCGCTGGTCCAGGAGCTGCAGGCCTTCGTCAAGGACCGGATCGCGCCTTACAAGTATCCCCGCCGGGTCAAGTTCGTCCATTCCCTGCCGCGCACTCCGACGGGCAAGCTGCAGCGTTTCGCGCTTCGGGATCTGTAA